The Aphelocoma coerulescens isolate FSJ_1873_10779 chromosome 2, UR_Acoe_1.0, whole genome shotgun sequence genome contains a region encoding:
- the LOC138105679 gene encoding wnt inhibitory factor 1-like: protein MSRRDGGGTGLLLWLLLWLWLCALGPGPAAACSPRCRHGGLCLGDGSCLCSKGYEGERCQHATCYPKCKNGGECLRPGKCRCPPGYGGRYCHKVSCEGGCQNGGECISVNGVVKCLCASGWTGSRCQEAICPQGCRNNGACVAPGICSCPAGWVGRACHLAVCKLPCQHGGKCIAPNVCRCRVPYSGPQCTKKRKE, encoded by the exons ATGTCGCGGCGGGacggcggcgggacggggctgctgctgtggctgctgctgtggctgtggctgtgcgcgctgggccccggcccggccgccgcctGCAGCCCGCGCTGCCGGCACGGCGGGCTCTGCCTCGGCGACggctcctgcctctgctccaAGGGCTACGAGGGCGAGCGCTGCCAGCACG CTACATGTTATCCAAAATGCAAAAATGGTGGAGAGTGCCTCCGACCTGGAAAATGCAGATGTCCACCTGGCTATGGGGGTAGATACTGTCATAAAG TAAGCTGTGAAGGAGGCTGTCAGAATGGTGGGGAATGCATCTCTGTCAATGGAGTGGTGAAGTGCCTTTGTGCTTCTGGCTGGACAGGATCAAGATGTCAGGAAG cAATTTGTCCTCAAGGTTGTCGGAATAATGGAGCTTGTGTGGCTCCTGGGATTTGTAGCTGTCCAGCTGGATGGGTCGGTAGAGCATGTCACTTAG CTGTGTGTAAACTGCCCTGCCAACATGGAGGGAAATGCATCGCTCCAAACGTGTGTAGATGTCGAGTGCCGTACTCTGGGCCACAGTgtacaaagaaaaggaaggaatga